In the Wyeomyia smithii strain HCP4-BCI-WySm-NY-G18 chromosome 2, ASM2978416v1, whole genome shotgun sequence genome, one interval contains:
- the LOC129721126 gene encoding cuticle protein 19-like produces the protein MLKVLILVACLAAVASAQFGGEQDDHYHTHPKYKYEYGVKDHHSKDHKSQWESRDGDHVKGQYTLDEADGTHRIVDYTSDHKTGFQPHVQRKGHAHHPHGESYANIEQHY, from the exons ATGTTGAAG GTCCTCATTCTGGTTGCCTGTCTGGCTGCGGTTGCCTCTGCTCAGTTCGGAGGAGAACAAGACGATCACTATCACACGCATCCGAAGTACAAGTACGAGTATGGCGTCAAGGATCACCATTCTAAGGATCACAAGAGTCAGTGGGAAAGTCGGGATGGCGACCACGTCAAGGGACAATACACGCTAGATGAAGCCGATGGAACGCACCGCATTGTGGATTATACTTCCGACCACAAGACTGGATTCCAGCCACATGTTCAGCGTAAGGGCCATGCCCACCACCCACACGGAGAGAGCTATGCCAACATCGAACAACACTACTAA
- the LOC129721125 gene encoding cuticle protein 19-like, with protein sequence MFKIIVLVACLAVVASAQFFGGDQGHHEDYHTYPKYKYEYGVKDYHSKDHKSQWESRDGDHVKGQYTLDEADGTHRIVDYTSDHKTGFQPHVQRKGHAHHPHGESYANIEQHY encoded by the exons ATGTTCAAG ATCATCGTTTTGGTTGCCTGTTTGGCCGTCGTTGCTTCTGCCCAATTTTTCGGAGGAGATCAAGGCCACCATGAAGACTACCATACTTATCCGAAGTACAAGTATGAATACGGTGTCAAAGATTACCACAGCAAGGACCACAAGAGCCAGTGGGAAAGTCGGGACGGTGACCACGTCAAGGGACAATACACTCTAGATGAGGCCGATGGAACGCACCGCATTGTGGACTACACCTCCGACCACAAAACCGGGTTTCAGCCACATGTTCAGCGTAAAGGTCACGCCCACCATCCACACGGAGAAAGCTATGCCAACATCGAACAACACTACTGA